A genomic window from Pseudomonas leptonychotis includes:
- a CDS encoding biotin-dependent carboxyltransferase family protein, translated as MSGLRVLKPGPLSLLQDAGRLGWQHLGVSPAGPLDWHGAAWANHLLSNPWGTPLLEIALGGVELQAEVDTWVAVCGAQVPLSRDDQPQPLWTRLPLRKGQQLRLGFARSGQRAYLAVAGGFMATPVLGSVSVQVREGLGLALQAGDLLACRAAHFTRAASVPWPYLPDYGCKPLLRVITGGDAASFGEDQLQGFFAQSWQLSPLSDRMGARLMGEGLQAPGRQWSSGVGRGAIQVPPDGQPIILQADHQTMGGYPLLGWLHPLDQGRLAQCPAHHPLRFTPVSIGDAQAELREFYRFFRR; from the coding sequence ATGAGCGGCCTGCGGGTGCTTAAGCCGGGGCCGCTGAGTCTGCTGCAGGATGCCGGGCGGCTCGGCTGGCAGCACCTCGGGGTATCGCCGGCCGGGCCGCTGGATTGGCATGGCGCGGCCTGGGCCAACCACCTGCTGAGCAATCCATGGGGTACGCCGCTGCTGGAAATCGCCCTGGGCGGTGTCGAGTTGCAGGCCGAAGTCGACACCTGGGTGGCGGTTTGCGGCGCGCAGGTGCCGCTGAGCCGGGATGATCAGCCGCAGCCGCTGTGGACGCGTCTGCCGTTGCGCAAGGGCCAGCAGCTACGCCTGGGCTTTGCCCGCAGCGGTCAGCGCGCGTATTTGGCAGTGGCCGGTGGCTTTATGGCTACGCCGGTGCTGGGCAGCGTTAGCGTGCAGGTGCGCGAAGGGTTGGGGCTGGCATTGCAAGCAGGGGATTTGCTGGCCTGCCGGGCTGCACATTTTACCCGCGCCGCCAGCGTGCCCTGGCCTTATCTGCCGGATTACGGCTGCAAACCTTTGTTGCGAGTGATCACCGGTGGCGACGCGGCGAGCTTTGGCGAAGATCAGTTGCAGGGCTTCTTCGCCCAGAGCTGGCAGCTAAGCCCGCTCTCCGACCGCATGGGCGCACGTCTGATGGGTGAGGGCCTGCAGGCGCCGGGGCGGCAGTGGTCATCAGGCGTTGGTCGCGGAGCAATTCAGGTGCCGCCGGATGGCCAGCCGATTATTCTCCAGGCGGATCATCAGACCATGGGAGGTTACCCACTGTTGGGGTGGCTGCACCCGCTCGATCAAGGGCGTTTGGCGCAGTGCCCCGCGCACCATCCGCTGCGCTTCACCCCGGTGAGCATTGGTGACGCGCAGGCTGAGCTGCGTGAGTTCTACCGCTTCTTTCGTCGTTAG
- the pxpB gene encoding 5-oxoprolinase subunit PxpB, translated as MIRFEPAGAEALLLVLAEQPDVHLPQRIALLAQRIRAELGDLLTDLVPGWTSVLLHYDLMRTDHLQLAERLQPLLERWLAEPFVAQLGRLHEIPIWYGGEDLAEVAQQCRLSVAQVIELHAGAEYRVGAIGFAPGFAYLGELDARLALPRRATPRIAVPVGSLAIAERQTAIYPHSSPGGWHLLGRCPWLLFDAAQTPPCPLALGDRVRFRRLDERDFIREGGQL; from the coding sequence GTGATTCGCTTTGAGCCGGCCGGTGCTGAAGCCCTATTGTTGGTGCTGGCCGAGCAGCCGGATGTGCATCTGCCGCAACGTATCGCCCTGCTCGCGCAACGCATCCGCGCTGAATTGGGCGATCTGTTGACTGATCTGGTCCCGGGCTGGACCAGCGTGTTGCTGCACTATGACCTGATGCGCACCGACCACCTGCAATTGGCTGAGCGGCTACAGCCGCTGCTGGAGCGTTGGCTGGCCGAGCCCTTTGTGGCGCAGCTGGGGCGTCTGCATGAAATCCCGATCTGGTATGGCGGTGAAGACCTCGCCGAAGTGGCCCAACAGTGCCGGCTCAGTGTCGCGCAGGTGATCGAGTTACATGCCGGTGCGGAGTACCGTGTTGGCGCGATTGGTTTTGCCCCAGGGTTTGCCTACCTCGGTGAGCTGGACGCGCGCCTGGCCTTGCCGCGCCGCGCGACCCCGCGCATTGCTGTGCCAGTCGGTAGCCTGGCGATTGCCGAGCGGCAGACGGCGATCTACCCCCACAGCTCCCCAGGCGGCTGGCACCTGCTCGGCCGCTGCCCATGGCTGTTATTCGACGCCGCGCAAACGCCGCCATGTCCCCTGGCGTTGGGTGATCGGGTGCGTTTTCGCCGCCTCGATGAGCGCGACTTTATCCGCGAAGGCGGTCAGTTATGA
- a CDS encoding 5-oxoprolinase subunit PxpA, whose product MKTILLNCDMGESFGVWSMGDDAHAMPLVDQANLACGFHASDPLTMQRTVALAVQHGVSIGAHPAYPDLLGFGRRHLACSPEEVTALVLYQLGALDAFCRAAGTQLAYVKPHGALYNDLVRDDALFSAVLEACARYRQGLPLMVLALADNSRELRLADEADVPLMFEAFADRAYLADGQLAPRRLSGAVHHDPQRIFQQALAIAQGEPFADIDGKPLQLRADSLCVHGDNADALAVLRRLRAALDTL is encoded by the coding sequence ATGAAAACGATCCTGCTCAATTGCGACATGGGTGAAAGCTTCGGCGTGTGGAGCATGGGTGATGATGCCCATGCCATGCCGCTGGTTGATCAAGCCAATCTGGCCTGCGGCTTTCACGCCTCCGACCCCTTGACCATGCAGCGCACCGTCGCCCTGGCGGTGCAGCACGGGGTGAGTATCGGCGCGCATCCAGCCTATCCTGATTTGCTCGGTTTTGGCCGCCGGCACCTGGCCTGCTCACCTGAAGAGGTGACGGCGCTGGTGCTGTATCAGCTCGGCGCGCTGGATGCTTTTTGCCGTGCGGCGGGCACTCAACTGGCTTACGTCAAACCGCATGGCGCGCTGTACAACGATTTGGTGCGTGACGATGCGCTGTTCAGCGCGGTGCTTGAGGCCTGCGCCCGTTATCGCCAGGGTTTGCCGCTGATGGTGCTGGCGCTGGCGGATAACAGCCGAGAGTTGCGCCTGGCCGACGAGGCTGATGTACCGCTGATGTTCGAAGCTTTTGCCGACCGTGCCTACCTGGCCGATGGTCAGTTGGCGCCCCGGCGCTTGAGCGGCGCAGTGCACCACGATCCGCAGCGGATTTTTCAACAAGCGTTGGCCATTGCCCAAGGCGAACCGTTTGCCGACATCGACGGCAAGCCGTTGCAGCTGCGCGCCGATAGCCTCTGTGTGCACGGCGACAACGCCGATGCTCTGGCCGTGTTGCGGCGTTTGCGAGCCGCCCTGGATACCCTGTGA
- a CDS encoding PepSY domain-containing protein, which produces MFKKIVFQLHWLFGVTAGLVLALMGVTGAAYSFQDELMRALNPDVLRVEVRDSGVLSPAVLVPKLEAASQQRVIGLWLEVEGDRAARVFFAPPPGERRGPSRYFNAYSGELLGEPRGQGFFDLMLKLHRFLAMGDYGKQVTAASTLILLFFCLSGLYLRWPRQASSWRAWLTLDWARKGRSFNWDLHAVAGTWCLALYLLAALTGLYWSYDWYREGATTLLSAEPGGQQRGGKRAPPPAGELPSVNYQAVWDGLQRAAGSQLSSYNLRFPTVAGQPATVFYLRDDAAHERAFNQLELDPLSGAPGRHKRYEQQAFGDQLLTSVYALHVGSYFGLIGRILMMLASLAMPLFAITGWLLYLDRRRKKRAMLKARGALQPNASQDAGWLIGFASQSGFAEQLAWQTAGQLQAAGLAVSVQPLGKVTEPMLRQTHNALFVVSTFGDGEAPDSARGFERQLLGQALGLEHLRYAMLALGDRQYQHFCGFAQRVQGWLAQQGAQSLFEPVQVDAANAAALASWQRQLGELTGAQPLQQSEKAHGLWTLTRRELLNPGSQGAPTYLLGLRAERVCEWAAGDILEVPPRHADARVQAWLQAHGLDGSQIVSLNGLTQPLHQALCGKQLPEQFSHLVGLHAQAVLDALVPLAAREYSIASLPSDDELELIVRQERHADGSLGLGSGWLTEGVTLPGQLLARVRRNSSFHAPDDARPVILIGNGTGLAGLRSLLKARIVAGHTDNWLLFGERNAAHDFYCRAELQNWLVNGELARLDLAFSRDQAAKVYVQDRLRESAETLREWLARGASIYVCGSLEGMAGGVDQVLREVLGAERVESLIDEGRYRRDVY; this is translated from the coding sequence ATGTTCAAAAAAATCGTATTTCAACTGCACTGGCTGTTCGGTGTTACAGCCGGCCTGGTGTTGGCATTAATGGGGGTAACTGGGGCGGCCTATTCGTTCCAGGACGAATTGATGCGTGCCCTCAACCCCGATGTACTGCGGGTAGAGGTACGTGACAGCGGTGTGCTGTCGCCGGCCGTGCTGGTGCCAAAACTGGAGGCCGCCAGCCAGCAGCGGGTCATCGGCCTGTGGCTTGAGGTAGAGGGTGATCGAGCCGCGCGAGTGTTCTTCGCGCCGCCGCCGGGTGAGCGCCGTGGCCCGTCGCGCTATTTCAATGCATACAGCGGTGAGTTACTCGGTGAGCCGCGTGGGCAGGGTTTCTTCGATCTGATGCTGAAGCTGCACCGCTTTCTCGCCATGGGTGACTACGGTAAGCAGGTCACGGCTGCCAGCACCTTAATTCTGCTGTTCTTCTGCCTGTCCGGTCTGTACCTGCGCTGGCCGCGTCAGGCCAGCAGCTGGCGCGCCTGGCTGACCCTGGATTGGGCGCGCAAAGGCCGCAGTTTCAATTGGGACTTGCATGCGGTAGCCGGTACCTGGTGCCTGGCGCTCTACCTATTGGCTGCGCTGACGGGGTTGTATTGGTCGTATGACTGGTACCGCGAAGGCGCAACCACATTGCTTAGCGCTGAGCCCGGCGGCCAGCAGCGCGGTGGCAAACGCGCTCCGCCGCCGGCAGGGGAGTTGCCGTCGGTTAATTACCAGGCGGTGTGGGACGGCCTGCAGCGTGCCGCCGGTAGCCAGTTGAGCAGCTACAACCTGCGTTTCCCGACGGTGGCTGGGCAGCCGGCGACGGTGTTCTATCTGCGTGATGACGCTGCGCATGAGCGCGCGTTCAACCAGCTGGAGCTCGATCCTTTGAGCGGCGCGCCGGGCCGGCATAAACGCTACGAACAACAGGCGTTTGGCGACCAGCTGCTAACCAGCGTGTATGCCCTGCATGTGGGTAGCTACTTCGGCCTGATCGGACGCATCCTGATGATGCTGGCCAGCCTGGCAATGCCGCTGTTCGCCATCACCGGCTGGTTGCTCTACCTCGATCGCCGGCGCAAGAAGCGCGCAATGCTCAAGGCGCGTGGCGCGTTGCAGCCGAACGCGTCGCAGGACGCTGGCTGGTTGATCGGCTTTGCCAGCCAGAGCGGTTTCGCCGAGCAACTGGCCTGGCAGACTGCCGGGCAGCTGCAGGCCGCCGGCCTGGCCGTCAGTGTGCAGCCGCTGGGCAAAGTTACCGAGCCGATGTTGCGCCAGACGCACAACGCGCTGTTCGTGGTCAGCACCTTTGGCGATGGCGAGGCGCCAGACAGTGCGCGTGGCTTCGAGCGCCAGCTGCTTGGCCAGGCGCTAGGGCTGGAGCATTTGCGCTACGCCATGCTGGCCCTGGGTGACCGTCAGTATCAGCACTTCTGCGGTTTTGCTCAGCGTGTGCAGGGCTGGTTAGCCCAGCAGGGCGCACAGAGCCTGTTCGAGCCAGTGCAGGTGGACGCCGCCAATGCCGCGGCGCTGGCCAGCTGGCAGCGCCAGCTCGGCGAGCTGACCGGTGCCCAGCCGCTGCAGCAGAGTGAAAAAGCGCACGGCCTGTGGACGTTGACGCGCCGCGAGCTGCTTAACCCAGGCAGCCAGGGCGCACCGACCTATTTGCTGGGGCTGCGTGCCGAGCGCGTCTGCGAGTGGGCGGCCGGCGATATTCTTGAAGTGCCGCCACGGCATGCCGACGCCAGGGTACAGGCCTGGTTGCAGGCGCACGGGCTGGACGGCAGCCAAATAGTCAGCCTCAACGGCCTGACGCAGCCATTGCATCAGGCGCTGTGCGGCAAGCAATTGCCCGAACAGTTCAGCCATCTGGTCGGCTTGCACGCCCAGGCCGTGCTGGACGCGCTGGTGCCGTTGGCGGCGCGCGAATATTCAATCGCCTCCTTGCCCAGCGACGATGAGCTGGAGCTGATCGTGCGCCAGGAGCGGCATGCCGACGGCTCGCTGGGGCTCGGCTCCGGCTGGTTGACGGAGGGCGTGACATTGCCTGGCCAGTTGCTGGCGCGGGTGCGGCGTAACAGCAGCTTCCATGCGCCGGACGATGCACGGCCGGTGATTTTGATCGGCAATGGTACCGGCCTGGCCGGGCTGCGCAGCTTGCTCAAGGCGCGCATCGTGGCTGGGCATACGGACAACTGGCTGCTGTTCGGTGAGCGCAACGCGGCGCATGATTTCTATTGCCGAGCCGAGCTACAAAACTGGCTGGTCAACGGCGAGCTGGCCCGACTGGATCTGGCGTTTTCCCGGGATCAGGCGGCCAAGGTCTACGTACAAGATCGCTTGCGCGAGTCTGCCGAAACGCTGCGTGAGTGGCTGGCGCGTGGCGCGTCGATTTATGTCTGCGGCAGCCTCGAGGGCATGGCCGGTGGGGTCGATCAGGTGCTGCGTGAGGTGCTGGGAGCGGAAAGGGTCGAGTCGTTGATAGACGAGGGCCGCTACCGTCGCGATGTGTATTGA
- a CDS encoding TonB-dependent receptor, translated as MSVLRLNPIHLSLLAAFAAQAAHAEPNSALEIPAAVVTGQQQQSSYKPSHSTSALKIDAPLRDIPQTVNVIPQSVIKDQGAQSLEDVLKNVPGIGLSNGDGQRDQVTIRGFSAIGDQYIDGIRDDALYYRDLSNIERVEVIKGPAAVLYGRGSSGGLINSVSKRPTFAPVQEVGVSVDSEGKKRTQFDAGWADQQQGDKAFRFTGAVEDSDGFRDDAFLKREALASSAYFKLSDDLELNLGASYLYDKRLIDFGIPALNGRPVDVDPGTRFGSSDPDQDYTRSEMFSFTAGLDYQINDDFSLSNTSRYYHYDLDRNNTLAHTDANRFVTAANGELLVKLRRGNVQRKEDGWFNQTELKQQAQIAGMQHNLLYGVELGRQNKDQAFFSQSDAARVPVFRDGLVRVPFQAAQQTGKGRNIQDTAGFYVQDLIELAPQWKALLGVRYDVFDQEYQDALSDSDIARTDRTWSPRVGLVYQPDQIQSYYVSVSRSFQPSAETFPLSNSNKDLEPEQTTNYELGAKWDLLDQRLSLTASVFRLERTDMKTSDPANPGQLILAGEQRTDGFETTLTGQLSDKWQVYAGYAYLDAQISKSTSFTNGVANQGQTPTLTPRNSANLWLVRSLNQQWRVGMGANYVDERYTALDNVTVMPSYTTYDAALLYNQPQWDAALRLRNVFNKEYYASAHGSVDLITPGAPRSLELSANYRF; from the coding sequence GTGAGCGTCTTACGTCTTAATCCAATCCACCTATCGCTGCTGGCCGCCTTCGCCGCTCAAGCCGCACATGCAGAGCCGAACAGCGCGCTGGAGATTCCAGCAGCCGTAGTCACCGGACAACAGCAACAGAGCAGCTACAAGCCCAGCCACAGCACAAGCGCATTGAAAATTGACGCCCCGCTGCGCGACATCCCGCAAACAGTCAACGTGATTCCGCAGAGCGTGATCAAGGATCAGGGCGCCCAGTCATTGGAAGACGTGCTGAAGAACGTGCCCGGCATCGGCCTGTCCAACGGTGACGGCCAGCGTGACCAGGTCACGATCCGTGGCTTCAGCGCCATCGGTGACCAGTACATCGACGGCATTCGTGACGACGCGCTGTATTACCGCGACCTGTCAAATATCGAGCGCGTGGAAGTGATCAAGGGCCCCGCGGCCGTGCTCTACGGCCGTGGCTCCTCTGGCGGCCTGATCAACAGTGTGAGCAAGCGCCCAACCTTCGCCCCGGTGCAGGAAGTCGGCGTCAGCGTAGACAGCGAAGGCAAGAAGCGCACCCAATTCGACGCCGGCTGGGCCGACCAACAGCAGGGCGATAAGGCCTTTCGCTTCACCGGTGCAGTGGAAGACAGTGACGGCTTTCGCGACGACGCCTTTCTCAAGCGTGAAGCATTGGCGTCTTCGGCCTACTTCAAGCTATCCGATGATCTGGAACTCAACCTGGGTGCCAGCTACCTGTACGACAAGCGCCTGATCGACTTCGGCATTCCCGCGCTGAACGGTCGCCCGGTGGACGTTGACCCAGGCACGCGCTTCGGTTCAAGCGATCCGGATCAGGACTACACCCGCAGCGAAATGTTTTCCTTCACTGCGGGCCTCGATTACCAGATCAACGATGATTTCAGCCTGTCCAACACCAGTCGCTATTACCATTACGACCTGGATCGCAATAACACCCTGGCACACACCGATGCCAACCGGTTCGTTACCGCCGCCAACGGCGAATTGCTGGTCAAGCTGCGCCGCGGCAACGTGCAGCGCAAAGAAGACGGCTGGTTCAACCAGACCGAACTGAAGCAGCAGGCGCAGATCGCCGGCATGCAGCACAACCTGCTGTACGGCGTGGAGCTGGGCCGACAGAACAAGGACCAAGCGTTCTTCAGCCAGAGTGATGCGGCACGCGTTCCGGTGTTCCGCGACGGCCTGGTACGCGTGCCATTCCAGGCAGCGCAGCAGACCGGTAAGGGCCGCAACATTCAAGACACTGCCGGTTTCTACGTGCAGGACCTAATCGAATTGGCCCCACAATGGAAAGCCCTGCTCGGCGTACGCTACGACGTCTTCGACCAGGAGTACCAAGACGCTCTGAGCGATAGTGACATCGCGCGCACCGACAGAACCTGGAGCCCGCGCGTTGGCTTGGTTTATCAGCCAGACCAGATCCAGTCCTACTACGTGTCGGTGAGCCGTTCCTTCCAGCCGTCCGCCGAAACCTTCCCGCTGAGCAACTCAAACAAGGATCTAGAGCCGGAACAGACCACCAACTACGAGCTCGGTGCCAAGTGGGACCTGCTCGATCAGCGCTTGTCTCTGACCGCATCGGTGTTCCGCCTCGAGCGCACCGACATGAAGACCAGTGACCCGGCCAATCCCGGCCAGTTGATCCTCGCCGGCGAGCAGCGTACCGATGGTTTCGAGACCACCTTGACCGGCCAGCTCAGCGACAAGTGGCAGGTGTATGCCGGCTATGCCTACCTGGACGCGCAAATCAGCAAGTCCACCAGCTTCACTAATGGCGTCGCCAATCAAGGCCAGACCCCGACCCTGACCCCACGAAATAGCGCCAACCTATGGCTGGTGCGCTCGTTAAACCAGCAATGGCGTGTAGGCATGGGTGCCAACTACGTCGACGAGCGCTACACCGCTCTGGACAACGTCACCGTCATGCCCAGCTACACCACCTACGATGCCGCGTTGCTGTACAACCAGCCACAATGGGACGCAGCCCTGCGCCTGCGTAATGTATTCAACAAGGAGTACTACGCTTCGGCCCACGGCTCGGTGGACCTGATCACCCCCGGGGCACCGCGAAGCTTAGAACTGAGCGCTAACTATCGCTTCTGA
- a CDS encoding type III PLP-dependent enzyme, translating to MSIKVEDYYAPATFQRMKAFADTQETPFVVIDTAIISKAYDDLRAGFDFASIYYAVKANPAVEIIDLLKDKGSSFDIASIYELDKVMGRGVTADRISYGNTIKKSKDIRYFYEKGVRLFSTDSEADLRNIAKAAPGSKIYVRILTEGSTTADWPLSRKFGCQTDMAMDLLILARDLGLVPYGISFHVGSQQRDISVWDAAIAKVKVIFERLKEEDGITLKLINMGGGFPANYITRTNSLETYAEEIIRFLKEDFGDDLPEIILEPGRSLIANAGILVSEVVLVARKSRTAVERWVYVDVGMFSGLIETMGEAIKFPLYTEKKGEMEEVVIAGPTCDSADIMYENYKYGLPLNLAIGDRVYWLSTGAYTTSYSAVEFNGFPPLKSFYL from the coding sequence ATGTCGATCAAGGTCGAAGACTATTACGCCCCTGCTACGTTTCAGCGCATGAAGGCGTTCGCCGATACCCAGGAAACCCCGTTCGTGGTGATCGATACCGCGATCATCAGCAAGGCCTATGATGACCTGCGCGCCGGTTTCGATTTTGCCAGCATCTATTACGCGGTCAAAGCCAACCCGGCTGTTGAAATCATTGACCTGCTCAAAGATAAAGGCTCCAGCTTCGACATCGCTTCGATCTATGAGCTGGATAAAGTCATGGGCCGTGGCGTCACGGCTGATCGCATCAGCTATGGCAACACCATCAAAAAATCCAAGGACATTCGCTACTTCTACGAGAAGGGCGTGCGTCTGTTCTCTACCGATTCGGAAGCCGACCTGCGCAACATCGCCAAGGCGGCGCCGGGATCGAAAATCTATGTGCGTATCCTCACCGAAGGCTCGACCACCGCCGATTGGCCGTTGTCGCGCAAGTTTGGTTGCCAGACCGACATGGCTATGGATCTGCTGATTCTTGCTCGCGATTTAGGCCTGGTGCCTTATGGCATCTCCTTCCATGTGGGCTCGCAGCAGCGTGACATTTCCGTGTGGGATGCCGCCATCGCCAAGGTCAAAGTGATCTTCGAGCGTTTGAAAGAAGAAGACGGCATCACCCTCAAGCTGATCAATATGGGCGGCGGCTTCCCGGCCAACTACATCACCCGTACCAACAGCCTGGAAACCTACGCCGAGGAAATCATCCGCTTCCTCAAGGAAGACTTCGGTGATGACCTGCCGGAAATCATTCTGGAGCCGGGCCGTTCGCTGATCGCCAACGCCGGCATCTTGGTCAGTGAAGTGGTATTGGTCGCGCGCAAGTCGCGTACTGCGGTGGAGCGTTGGGTGTATGTCGATGTCGGCATGTTCAGCGGCCTGATCGAAACCATGGGTGAGGCGATTAAATTCCCCCTCTACACCGAGAAGAAGGGCGAGATGGAAGAAGTGGTGATCGCCGGTCCAACCTGCGACAGCGCCGACATCATGTACGAGAACTACAAGTACGGCCTGCCGCTCAACCTGGCCATTGGCGACCGTGTGTATTGGCTTTCTACCGGTGCCTACACCACCAGTTACAGCGCGGTGGAATTCAACGGCTTCCCGCCGCTGAAGTCGTTCTACCTGTAA
- a CDS encoding peptide chain release factor 3 — protein MTIQATEVGKRRTFAIISHPDAGKTTITEKLLLMGKAISIAGTVKSRKSDRHATSDWMEMEKQRGISITTSVMQFPYRDHMINLLDTPGHEDFSEDTYRTLTAVDSALMVLDGGKGVEPRTIALMDVCRLRDTPIVSFINKLDRDIRDPIELLDEIEAVLKIKAAPITWPIGCYRDFKGVYHLADDYIIVYTAGHGHERTETKIIQHLDSDEARAHLGDEYDRFTEQLELVQGACHEFNQQEFLDGQLTPVFFGTALGNFGVDHVLDAVVDWAPKPLARIANERTVEPVEEKFTGFVFKIQANMDPKHRDRIAFMRICSGKYSQGMKMRHVRTGKDVRIGDALTFFSSEREMLVEAYAGDIIGLHNHGTIQIGDTFSEGENLGFTGIPHFAPELFRRVRLKDPLKSKQLRQGLQQLAEEGATQVFFPERSNDIILGAVGVLQFDVVASRLKEEYKVECAYEPITVWSARWIDCSDKKKLEEFSNKAVENLALDGGGHLTYLAPTRVNLALMEERWPDVKFRATREHH, from the coding sequence ATGACCATCCAGGCCACCGAAGTTGGCAAGCGCCGCACGTTCGCCATCATTTCTCACCCCGACGCCGGTAAAACCACCATTACCGAAAAGCTGCTGCTGATGGGCAAGGCGATTTCTATCGCCGGCACGGTGAAGTCGCGTAAGTCTGACCGCCATGCGACCTCCGACTGGATGGAAATGGAAAAGCAGCGCGGTATCTCCATCACCACCTCGGTGATGCAGTTCCCTTACCGCGATCACATGATCAACCTGCTCGACACCCCCGGCCACGAAGACTTCTCGGAAGACACCTATCGCACTCTGACGGCGGTAGACAGTGCGCTGATGGTGCTCGACGGCGGTAAAGGCGTTGAGCCGCGCACCATCGCCCTGATGGATGTATGCCGCTTGCGCGATACGCCGATTGTCAGCTTTATCAACAAGCTCGACCGCGACATCCGCGACCCGATTGAACTGCTCGATGAAATTGAAGCTGTACTGAAAATCAAGGCCGCGCCGATCACCTGGCCGATTGGCTGCTACCGCGACTTCAAGGGCGTGTACCACCTGGCCGACGATTACATCATCGTTTACACCGCCGGCCACGGCCACGAGCGCACTGAAACCAAGATCATCCAACACCTCGACTCTGACGAAGCCCGCGCCCACCTGGGCGACGAGTACGACCGCTTCACCGAGCAGTTGGAATTGGTGCAGGGCGCCTGCCATGAGTTCAATCAACAAGAGTTCTTGGACGGCCAGCTGACCCCGGTGTTCTTCGGCACCGCGTTAGGCAACTTTGGCGTCGACCATGTGCTCGATGCCGTGGTCGACTGGGCACCCAAGCCGCTGGCGCGCATAGCCAACGAGCGCACCGTGGAACCGGTAGAAGAAAAATTCACCGGCTTCGTGTTCAAGATCCAGGCGAACATGGACCCTAAGCACCGCGACCGCATCGCCTTTATGCGCATCTGCTCAGGCAAATACAGCCAGGGCATGAAGATGCGCCACGTGCGCACCGGTAAAGACGTACGTATCGGCGACGCCCTGACCTTCTTCTCCAGCGAGCGCGAAATGCTGGTCGAAGCCTATGCTGGCGACATCATCGGTCTGCACAACCACGGCACCATCCAGATCGGCGACACCTTTAGCGAAGGTGAAAACCTTGGCTTTACCGGCATCCCGCACTTCGCTCCGGAACTGTTCCGCCGCGTGCGCCTAAAAGACCCGCTGAAATCCAAGCAGCTGCGTCAGGGCTTGCAACAGCTGGCCGAAGAAGGCGCCACTCAGGTGTTCTTCCCCGAGCGCAGCAACGACATCATCCTCGGCGCAGTCGGCGTGCTGCAGTTCGATGTGGTCGCCAGTCGCCTGAAAGAGGAATACAAGGTCGAGTGCGCGTACGAGCCTATTACCGTGTGGTCGGCGCGTTGGATCGATTGCAGCGACAAGAAGAAGCTCGAGGAATTTTCCAACAAGGCCGTGGAAAACCTCGCCCTCGATGGCGGCGGCCACCTCACCTACTTGGCGCCAACCCGGGTTAACTTGGCGTTGATGGAAGAGCGCTGGCCGGATGTGAAATTCCGCGCGACGCGCGAGCATCACTAA